The proteins below come from a single Zea mays cultivar B73 chromosome 8, Zm-B73-REFERENCE-NAM-5.0, whole genome shotgun sequence genomic window:
- the LOC100382071 gene encoding KH domain-containing protein SPIN1-like isoform X1 translates to MQVLPICSRLLNQEIMRVLNIRRQHGAAVDFEKFAAASPNQIHPSPPMPNFCGNGFSPWNGMHSERVGVPQGAMGWQGPPQSPASYIVKKILRLEVPTETYPNFNFIGRLLGPRGNSLKRIEACTGCRVFIRGKGSIKDSGKEEQLKGRPGYEHLSEPLHILIEAELPANVIDARLAKAQEILEELLKPVDESQDYYKRQQLRELAMLNSPLREESPRSGGAPPSPFSKTVSGRPNKTGDTEL, encoded by the exons ATGCAGGTGCTCCCAATCTGCAGCAGGCTGCTGAATCAAG AAATAATGCGGGTGTTGAATATACGGCGCCAGCATGGTGCTGCTGTGGACTTTGAGAAGTTTGCAGCCGCAAGCCCCAACCAGATACATCCGTCACCCCCCATGCCGAACTTTTGTGGAAACGGTTTTAGTCCATGGAATGGGATGCATTCAGAG AGAGTAGGTGTTCCGCAAGGAGCTATGGGTTGGCAAGGACCCCCACAGAGCCCTGCTTCTTATATCGTCAAGAAGATTTTGCGGTTGGAAGTACCGACAGAAACATACCCTAAT TTCAATTTTATCGGTCGTCTTCTTGGACCAAGGGGAAATTCTTTAAAGAGGATTGAAGCCTGTACAGGCTGTCGTGTATTCATCAGAGGGAAAGGCTCAATTAAAGATTCTGGCAAG GAGGAACAACTCAAGGGAAGACCTGGCTATGAACACTTGAGTGAACCCCTCCATATCTTGATTGAAGCTGAGTTACCTGCTAATGTGATTGATGCAAGACTTGCAAAGGCACAAGAGATCCTTGAAGAGTTGTTGAAACCAGTG GACGAGTCACAAGACTACTACAAGAGACAGCAACTCCGAGAACTTGCCATGTTGAATTCGCCACTCCGAGAGGAGAGTCCACGTTCAGGCGGTGCTCCTCCAAGTCCCTTCAGTAAGACTGTCTCCGGTAGGCCGAATAAAACAGGGGACACAGAATTGTAG
- the LOC100382071 gene encoding KH domain-containing protein SPIN1-like — protein sequence MDGLHGTDACFSPARAVSPQVRLPGPPDVGSQYLAELLQEHQKLGPFMQVLPICSRLLNQEIMRVLNIRRQHGAAVDFEKFAAASPNQIHPSPPMPNFCGNGFSPWNGMHSERVGVPQGAMGWQGPPQSPASYIVKKILRLEVPTETYPNFNFIGRLLGPRGNSLKRIEACTGCRVFIRGKGSIKDSGKEEQLKGRPGYEHLSEPLHILIEAELPANVIDARLAKAQEILEELLKPVDESQDYYKRQQLRELAMLNSPLREESPRSGGAPPSPFSKTVSGRPNKTGDTEL from the exons ATGGACGGCCTGCACGGTACGGACGCCTGCTTCTCCCCCGCGAGGGCCGTCTCGCCGCAGGTGAGGCTCCCGGGGCCGCCGGACGTGGGCAG TCAGTACCTGGCGGAGCTACTGCAGGAGCACCAGAAGCTGGGACCCTTCATGCAGGTGCTCCCAATCTGCAGCAGGCTGCTGAATCAAG AAATAATGCGGGTGTTGAATATACGGCGCCAGCATGGTGCTGCTGTGGACTTTGAGAAGTTTGCAGCCGCAAGCCCCAACCAGATACATCCGTCACCCCCCATGCCGAACTTTTGTGGAAACGGTTTTAGTCCATGGAATGGGATGCATTCAGAG AGAGTAGGTGTTCCGCAAGGAGCTATGGGTTGGCAAGGACCCCCACAGAGCCCTGCTTCTTATATCGTCAAGAAGATTTTGCGGTTGGAAGTACCGACAGAAACATACCCTAAT TTCAATTTTATCGGTCGTCTTCTTGGACCAAGGGGAAATTCTTTAAAGAGGATTGAAGCCTGTACAGGCTGTCGTGTATTCATCAGAGGGAAAGGCTCAATTAAAGATTCTGGCAAG GAGGAACAACTCAAGGGAAGACCTGGCTATGAACACTTGAGTGAACCCCTCCATATCTTGATTGAAGCTGAGTTACCTGCTAATGTGATTGATGCAAGACTTGCAAAGGCACAAGAGATCCTTGAAGAGTTGTTGAAACCAGTG GACGAGTCACAAGACTACTACAAGAGACAGCAACTCCGAGAACTTGCCATGTTGAATTCGCCACTCCGAGAGGAGAGTCCACGTTCAGGCGGTGCTCCTCCAAGTCCCTTCAGTAAGACTGTCTCCGGTAGGCCGAATAAAACAGGGGACACAGAATTGTAG